AAGGGCCACCTTGTCGAAAACCTCTATAATTCTCAAAGAAACCACATGGAGCTCCAttaatcaaaattgaaaatttggccATGGatatacagaaaaaaaaatccattttctccatttttctaGGAAACCGAACCGCTCAAGCATATACATTAGGAAaccccaattcacatgatcataagccTTCTCTACATCCAACTTACACAACACCCCCAGAACTCCTGATCTCAGCCTACTGTCCAAGCTCATTTGCAATGAGACATGAGTCTAGAATTTGCCTATTCTTAACGAAGGCATTCTGAGACTTCGAAATAACATCCCCAATCATCTCTTTCAATCTATTAGCCAATACTTTAGCAATTATTTTGTAAACCCCCCTATCAGACTAATAGGCCGAAAATCCTTCACCTCTATTGCATCTGACCTTTTGGTTCCACTTTTTGTTAGCTTTAAGGATATGTGATCCTTACCTTGGCTAGATGGCAAACTAGGATACAACAAATCAAAGAGATCCCCATGGAATCCAATCCCCAATCTTGAAATGGTCTACTTAATTGAGGATTCCAATACCACACTCCTCTCTCAGTTGTATCACCTAAATAAGAGGCAATTGAAGCATTATTTTCCATTGCCAGGGAAAAGATCTCTACACCATAAGTcattccaaaatcaaactcatgTGCCCCCAACAACAAATTTAATgtctagaattttatttttgataagcgAGTTTTGTCCCCAAGGGGAGGTAAAAAAAGGGAGATATTCTACAAAAAAATTCCCATCTCCTCTAATACTTTTCCATGGGTTCACCCCATGTGATCCCCTAACCAGCTTCATTTACCAACCCCCCATGCTTCTccatatttaacaaaaaatgaatGCCTCCAAAGCTGTTCTCACTCAACTCCAAATCTCCATAATCTTTATAGGGGAAGGAGAATGTTAGGAACCTAGTAGTTCCTAATGGGATTGGATGGGAATTGTAGGGGAATGTATGTGaattgtagggaaattgacttaattcgaggCAGTCACATTCCATAGAGaaatattaagagagagagaaaggaaatgcACTAAGCAAtcaattggtttattcttcaatgATGGAAATGTGATTACAAGTAGATATTTATAAAACCATAGAAATATTCTACTGGCCCACATGGCATTATCGTAATGGTCCTATAATTCCCCGTGTGCATTAATATTTCCAACGTGTGTTAAATGTGTTTAACATGCTTGggattgtaactaactaactaaatgcaTTCTATACCCAAATGTGGGTTCCTAACATTTCCCTCTCCTTCAAAACACTTTGCCCACAAGGTGTTGTTGTAGTTGACATCTTCATGAGGGGAAACCGGCCACTAACCCAATACTCCAAAGGATCTTGAACATTGAACACACCAACTACTTCCAAGCACTTTgtgactacctcgaattaagtcaatttccctacaattCACATACATTCCCCTATAATTTCCATCCAATCCCATTAGGAACTACTAGGTTCCTAACATTGAAAGGGGAGATTGTCAAGAAAAAGAAGCCCTGCCGCCTCTAATGCTTTTCCATAGGCTCACATCTGGCCCCTAACCAGCTTTGTTGACTtgaccacccccccccccccccccccaaatgcTTCTCCATATTTGATACAAATGGCATGCCTCCAAAGCTGTCCCATTTCAACTCCACATCTCCATAATCTTTATAGATATACTTTATTCAATCTGTTTAGTTTCCTTCGCGTCTCTAAAATTCTAATATAACCATTACAAtgaaataaacttaaaaagtaCATCAAAAAGTCATCACTAAGACTAACATTGTTAAGACATAAGGCTCCCTTCTATAATCTTCAATCAAGAAGGCTTAGGGGTAACTTTTTTGTATGCTTTAGCACTGTTATTTCCTATGTTTCAAGCTCAATATTGATTAATGAAAATTCACATCGTTTTATAGtgaattaaaaagaattttttcacAAATGCAATCAACTGAATGTTAAAAGTAGAGCTTCAAATAATCCAATAAACCTTCTTCAATTATCCACCACAGGTGAAACCAAAACTTACAGTTTCTTCAAGCttcttatttaaattttgcatCTCCTCAACCATACGGCGAACCTCTGCTAAAATAGCCTGTTCTGGGACCTTTCTTAAGGCAGCCTTCCTTTCTTGTGCCtggacagagagagaaagagtgtcAAGCACATGGAGATAAACCATGTTTATCATATGAATGGTGAATGCtaaatatgaacaaaatccaaaaagcAACAAAGGAGATAAAGCTGAGAAAATGGTAGTTTGGTGTGCTTCCCTAGTTGACAGCCAAGACAAATATGATGGGGGAGAATCACCATTACAATTGACTGTGGTGTGTGCCTGTGTCATTTAACTCTTTTTCAAAACTAGGAGTAATCAAATCAATTGGGAGACTCCTGTACGaattaaaattagattttaattttttttttcaatataagaTCTGTTAGACTCAAACATTATTCTCATATGATCATTTCAGTCAGGAAAAGAATCTTCTCACCCATCAAAACTTGTATATCTTGCAGAAAACCAAGCTCAAAACAAATTGAACATTACTCCAccaaatgtaataaaattacaCACCATCTGACAGATAGGAATTACAAAGGCTTCCTACAATGAGATGTACAAGTTCTGATCAGGAATGTTCTATCAGTTTCAGATTAGTATTGCTGTAGGTGGTGGGGCCTAGCCCCTTCAAGATAGAATCATTGTCTTCCTACTTTTCTCACTGGTATACCGGATCAATACCAGATCAAAAACCCACCTACAAGATCAATGTCTTATCTCTCCTCCCCCACCCACAcacaccccaccccacccccccccccccccaaaaaaaaaaaaaaaaaaaaaaagaaaaagaaaaaggaaaaaaaaaaaaaaaaaaacccaacccccAAACAATTCTTTTTAAAGGAAATAGGAACTCTATGCATTTCCACAAAGAGTCTTATTCAACTATAAAACACCTGCTGCAAGGTCTGGGTATCACCAATTGGTAGAAAGTAAATAAGGTGAAACACAGAAGTTGCTAGAGAActgaagaaaaggaagagtaaCCAAATGAGTCAAAAGGTCATGCacatttaaattgatttttgtaTAAGAAGATGAGCCAACTCTATTTTGTAGAAAGTTAAGCATTCTTGAAGTTGATCATTTGACATGAACAGACACCAAGACAAGCAAGCAAGACAGAGAGGGTGGAAACATTGAAGGCATCATGGGTAGCCTAACAAACACTATAGACATTAACTAGTAAATTACCATGTGTTTTTAAACCACGCCTTTTCTAACTCTATATATACACTTGCACacacatgaatatatatatatatatatatatattattcaaataatgCAATACCAATGATGAACCCTTCAAATTGATGTCTTGCTCTGGGATAAAAGCTCTCTAAAAAGCAAGGAAGtttgaaaaagataaacaacCCAACTTACCCTACTTGGTTCATAAGCAAAAAGCATCCCCTTCAATTACAACGGCAAATGAAACATGTAGCGCAACTTAAGAACACACAGAATACACAACATCATAATACAACAAAGAAAGCACTACAGAAATGACATTGAAAATTAAGCAACACCTGTTTCATACGCTGCTCAAGCTCCAACCTAAATGATCGGATTCTGCGCTCTTCGTACCCAGAAAGAACCCTAACATAGAATAGGGCCTTCCTTCCAAAATCTAATAGCttattcatactaataataattcTACCTTCCTGCAACAATTAACATTCATATGAATTTAATTCAATAGCATATAAATCACAATTTCTATGACTTCAATGCCAGAGTTTTAAAGTGTGAATTCAAAATGATTCAGCTAAAGCGCCCTGTTTGGTTGCCATGAAAATATAGGAAAACACTAGGTATCGTTTCGCAAACATTTTGCAAGTAAATTACTAAGAGATATGATCGGTGCAATGTTCGGTTTCAATAGGGAGAAAATCACTTCGAAAGTGACAATTCATTATTGgaatctgtgtgtgtgtgtgtgtatgcaaactttattctttttctttttccctcagCTTCTAagtttctcggcaaccaaacaggaACGTGTCAGGAATTTGATAGAACATCAGAAGTAGACGGATTACAAGCTTGGTTGAAAATTGAATTCACGGCCGAAGGAAAGCCCTAATTTTGACATTTaattcaaagaagaagaaaagagaagtgAGAGATTCTGACCCTGAAATGATGGGATTCTGAGGGAGCAGTGTGACTGTGAGCTGGTCTGGCCGTCAATCAACAAGTGTCGTTTGGGTGTATTTGAATTCTTGGGTTATCCGAATCCAGGTTTAGATCAACATGTTGCCCAAACTACCCTGCTTTGTTGTATAAATGTCTTTGACAAGCTGTGTTACAATAGGTTTATGTGTCAGTTGTTGGGTGAGCAAAGACTAGTGTCAGTCTAAATTAGGGTAGTAAACGAGCTGAGCCAAGTAGAGTactaaagttaaaattgttcatttgattttatttcaaatacaaACCAAGCTCAAGCTCCTCACCAAACTatattagagcatccacaccaGGCTCAATataattttagccaaatttgatctaaaaagcccacttttttctattttagctaATCTACTATTCACAAACACCTACATCAAGGTCAGTACTCTATCTCTACTCTATTAAAacattatttctttattcaattTTGTAACGGTCATTTTTTTCAAATGCTAACATTTTCCAACACCCCAATGgtcattttttgcaatagtaATATTTCTCCAACAGTTATATTTTAATGACCATATTCTCTTATTATAAAGGAGACCGTTTCCTCTCAAATTTGAGTCCACCTCAACCCAAACACTCTCATTTTCACTCTCACATTCAGTCAACTTTGTTTTCTCTCAACCCAAAATTATCTTTCCTTCACtcattctttgttttcttttgaccATCCTGTATTTAACATAATTGCTAATGAATCCTCATACTCCAATGATGATGAGTTGGAGATAATCATACAACTAGCTATAGATGACAAACAATCAAGATCACACCGTGCTTCTGTTCAACACCATAAGTTCATTAGGCGTGATTCTTTCCATGGCAATCGGAGGCTTCGTTCTCGACTACTTTGCCAAATCACTATTATATCTTCTGAATATATTTTGAAGGAGGTTTCAAATGGGTCGTTCACTTAACAAACCTAAATGTATCAGGTTTTCTTTGATCATAAAAACCTAAATGAATAAACTACAATTCTTGtagttttaaaagaaatttagaCAGTTTAAAAGACTGTTAAAAGGAATTTCAGAAGGTGCACTACAATATAGAATTGTAGAATTTAGCAAAGTGAATTTCACTCCAATTTCGGAGAGTGCACAATTAGACCGCATAGATTTAACAACTACAATTCATTACAGCGCACTCTATCcattttaatatgtatattGTATAGAGTGCAGCCAATTACTTGTAgtttgttgagaaatttgaatgtGATTTTAGTAATACTTTCATTTGACAGATTTTAGCGAATTTCTTGTAGTTTGTTGAGCAATTTGAATAAACTCTGATCACCACAGCCTTTGGGCCAGAAATTCAGTTAATTACACAATACTagttgaaaatttcattttatctAGAGATACATCTTCTGTTACACAATCTTCTACTGCAAATACCTACTTTCTCAATTTCATTCTATCTAGTTTTGCTACTGTAATTCCCACAAAGCCCAACTCATCCCAATCATGACAGAATAAACCAAGAACATTCATTACTCTCCCTAGCCAACCATATTCATGTCATTTCACACTAAATGACTGCCCACGCCAATAAGAGGCGTTACAAGATTAACCCGCGAATTGGGTATAAGGCTGCCAAGTGCCAACACACTAATGGGACAGAATTGCTATGAAAGTATGTAAATTCACTGACTGAGGCTAGAATTTGTAATGCTTTGGGAACCAAATCAACTCTATACTGACATAAAACTCCATACTTTCAAAACAGAAACTCAGTAGCAAAAACTGAaacacaccaccaccacctatAAAAACCAAAGCTCATGTTGTGCTCCTGAGTTTTACATGGGAAAATCTATCAACTCTATAAACTACAACACAAAATGATCGAAACCcatatgaaattttacaaatctaTCAACTCTATTAAACCCAAAGCCGCCACCAACGCCAAAATTTGACACGCACACACAACCGGGCATCATACCCATCCTCAATGGACAAAATTTCACATGGGTTTCGATCGGGATGAATAAACTTTGGGGGAAAATCGAAGCGTACCTGAAATGAGTTTCGATTGGTGCCGTTGGAAAGCCCTTTCCCTGTGTCGGTGAAGTCGACGAACAGAACTCTCCTCCTTACTGAAAATGGCGCGAGCTCGAGCTCGAGCTCGagctttgagagagagagagagagagagtgaagaaagATAGTGTCTCAACTATCAAACTCAATTGATGTGTTGAAGCACTAGAAAATATTGGTGTACACAGTCCGTTGAGGTCGAGCCTGATGCACAAGcgttttactttctttctttcattttttttttaattaaaaaaaaaacaattgttttTACCTGGTTAAATTTTAGGCTAAAAAGGTGTTTTGCTTCatttataaacaatttaaaattaaaaactaaaaactaaaataaaaaaaataaaaaaataaaaagctgaaTTACCTATTTGGTTTTACAGTGTAAGGTTGCGTTGGACATTTGCttaaaaaagtaagttttttttactatttagtttatttttactatcaTTTATGAGTCTTATGatacttttttatattatttatgggCATCACTATACTATTCTAACTATCTTTTAACTTTACTTAAAGtactaaatttttaatttcagctAAGCGTCCGTTTGAtatgattaattttgtcaacttattttactattcagcttatttttcctattatttatgggtctcactgcactttttaatactattcatagatctcactatactatttcaactaatttttacatttatctacagtacttttaacaaaaaaatttcaattttagtaaaataagcagatcccaaacagaccctaaataaGCTGTTTCCAAACGGAATCTAAGTTTATGCCATAAGTAATGggtaaaaaatagaaaaatgttatgtcGACAATATTTTTATCACACCTttgcaacaaattttaggtgacAAGTTGTTACATACTGTTGTTGgggggtaaaaaagtaattttagaagctggttcaaattaaaaccaataataatctattacctaaaatttgttgtaaaaaaactaaaaatattgtgaacatagtaCTTCTTTGAAAAATACTTATTGTTGTTAATggttatattaaaatattatgcCACCTAAGCTACCACTATTCCAATCCTAACCTCCAAGatgaagttttatttttgttttgtttcatttaaaataaaaaataaaaacacatggTAGCTTAGGTggcaataaaataatattttaatacaatCAGTAGCCATGCCATCATTTTTCATCCATTATTCAATGGCATGAGCTATTTTGACACAGTACAAAAATGATAGAGACTAAACTAACACAATTGAAATGTTATAGACCAAATTGATACATAATGTAAACATTAGAGGCCAAATAGGTAATTTAcctttaaaaatgtgtttttaattttattttttttatattaaaggATGACATTTGGATCATAGATGTTTCTATTACAAATAATAAGAATCTCAATTGAGCTATAGTGTTCTTGGTTAAAAGGGTTATTTTTTCAGTTAGT
The sequence above is drawn from the Quercus lobata isolate SW786 chromosome 12, ValleyOak3.0 Primary Assembly, whole genome shotgun sequence genome and encodes:
- the LOC115972035 gene encoding uncharacterized protein LOC115972035 isoform X1, with the translated sequence MNKLLDFGRKALFYVRVLSGYEERRIRSFRLELEQRMKQGMLFAYEPSRAQERKAALRKVPEQAILAEVRRMVEEMQNLNKKLEETEAAIEQYFKPIDKEAEVIMKMQLDGEEKTLKEMMKTMQQQALLEKAEAEKIANANQVGAKQSEDQASTKTPQQAQTR